TCCATGTCCCCGACGCGTTCGCAGTCGGCCGCACACTCGCGGCAGATTTCTGCGCATTCCCGACAGGTATGCTTGTGGTGCTCTGTGCCGATCAGCATGAAGTGCGCCGATGTCCGGCAGATTTCAGTGCAGGCCATCATGAGCCGGAAGTGCTCTGGCTTCGTGTGCTCTCCGCCCATCTCCAGGCAGTGCGACATGGCCGTCGAGAGGCATTCCTGATAACAGGCGAGGCAGTTGTCGATGCATTGTTTCATCTCAGCCGATTGGTGATGCATGATCGATCT
This Rhizobium sullae DNA region includes the following protein-coding sequences:
- a CDS encoding four-helix bundle copper-binding protein, with translation MHHQSAEMKQCIDNCLACYQECLSTAMSHCLEMGGEHTKPEHFRLMMACTEICRTSAHFMLIGTEHHKHTCRECAEICRECAADCERVGDMESCVDACRRCAESCEKMGA